Proteins encoded together in one bacterium window:
- a CDS encoding pyridoxal phosphate-dependent aminotransferase, protein MLEIPLSGIKKIEEIASSHEYISLSQGSVKIGGIPSPIKKYVQDLLNTDKTDYYESCWGIKILREKLAQHIITTYNTAVTSDQILPTHGCIGGLSLLFLTLLAPDDEVIIPEPSYPAYTILTQTTRSKTVFVPMFEPKDNNSLDFDWNLDVEKIKAATTSKTKIIIFSNPCNPTGAIIPATTLQALVDWCELKGIYLIIDEAYRSYDFTGTLTPGVTFINKSDFVISANTFSKNMAMSGWRIGYLVVSKKLTKHLVGMQDALLNCLNNTAQYAALYALDHPELSQNFFNIISHNRTLIMQLIEPLVQAGIFSYKKPDGGIFLFLNTIYPDATDFCLSILNHAKVGLIPGKTFGPNSASFLRLCYARDTAILEEGIRRITRYLLP, encoded by the coding sequence ATGTTAGAAATACCACTTTCAGGCATAAAAAAAATTGAAGAAATAGCAAGTAGTCACGAATACATTTCATTATCGCAAGGCTCTGTAAAAATTGGCGGCATCCCATCGCCCATCAAAAAATACGTTCAAGACTTACTTAACACCGACAAAACAGATTATTATGAAAGCTGTTGGGGCATAAAAATTTTACGTGAAAAACTTGCACAGCATATTATTACTACCTACAACACTGCGGTAACCAGCGACCAAATATTGCCAACGCACGGCTGCATTGGCGGCCTTTCGTTATTATTTTTAACGCTTTTAGCGCCAGATGACGAAGTTATTATTCCAGAACCATCTTACCCTGCCTACACTATTTTAACGCAAACAACACGCAGTAAAACGGTTTTCGTTCCAATGTTTGAACCAAAAGATAATAATTCACTCGATTTTGATTGGAACCTTGATGTTGAAAAAATTAAAGCCGCAACAACCAGCAAAACAAAAATTATTATTTTTTCAAATCCCTGCAATCCAACCGGCGCTATAATCCCGGCAACAACACTACAAGCACTTGTTGATTGGTGTGAATTAAAAGGTATTTATTTAATTATCGATGAAGCATACCGCTCGTACGACTTTACCGGCACGTTAACGCCCGGCGTTACGTTTATTAACAAATCAGATTTTGTTATCAGCGCCAATACTTTTTCAAAAAATATGGCAATGAGTGGTTGGCGAATTGGCTATTTAGTTGTTTCAAAAAAACTCACTAAACATCTGGTTGGCATGCAAGACGCATTGCTCAATTGTTTAAACAATACCGCACAATACGCCGCATTGTACGCACTTGACCATCCTGAGCTTTCACAAAATTTTTTCAACATCATCAGTCACAACAGAACGTTGATCATGCAACTTATTGAACCACTTGTTCAAGCAGGAATCTTTAGCTACAAAAAACCAGACGGCGGTATCTTTCTATTCTTAAATACAATTTATCCCGATGCCACTGACTTTTGCTTAAGTATTCTCAACCATGCAAAAGTTGGTCTGATTCCCGGTAAAACATTTGGTCCCAACAGCGCATCATTTCTACGTTTGTGTTATGCCCGCGACACGGCAATTCTTGAAGAAGGCATTCGAAGAATTACGCGTTATCTATTACCTTAA